Proteins co-encoded in one Lacerta agilis isolate rLacAgi1 chromosome 6, rLacAgi1.pri, whole genome shotgun sequence genomic window:
- the LOC117048447 gene encoding uncharacterized protein LOC117048447 isoform X1 produces MPHLYGNKLQRPAGAQTNDAISPRSHQKPPGQKRWTFILFGVVLLARELVLGALEETCNCSAEVDFQELQTKLAPEMCCLNLTRTKINSLDWSIFARTVGLRELYLSNCGISDIINAENGSSTLEILHLDNNQLSWLPDGFLRNAPSLRLIHLESNQLQKLPESFLKESNQIQEIHLAFNNLSSLPSGIFKPSLHTLGLSNNSWHCTCNLLEDLEKCLPAPFNAEVTCSTPERYHGMNLGDIPKQEVCRNHSLTALFVCLPVVAILVLVTWCFCRRQKKTSYHPHAGKECRLATVERNGAKEPGDHHCYIPCELPMASAAESEKNILLRNQVLLKPSAALLGSSRDLYEEVEIKLGASDDSLVKANGESLEQDKSGSKKLTVAEEGYTGGESEAETVSVTDVLKDSADREKLYMNQSVDYYNLVPGIELEDSDHMEYENVDLC; encoded by the exons ATGCCACACCTGTATGGTAATAAGCTCCAGCGACCAGCAGGGGCACAAACTAATGATGCCATCAGCCCACGCAGCCACCAGAAGCCTCCAG GTCAGAAGAGGTGGACATTCATACTCTTTGGCGTGGTCCTCTTAGCAAGAGAACTCGTGTTAGGAGCTCTGGAAGAGACATGCAACTGCAGCGCAGAAGTTGATTTCCAGGAACTGCAGACCAAATTGGCTCCTGAGATGTGTTGCTTAAATCTCACCAGGACTAAAATCAACTCCTTGGACTGGAGCATCTTCGCCAGAACTGTGGGTTTGAGGGAGCTCTACCTATCAAACTGTGGCATATCAGACATTATCAATGCAGAGAATGGCTCTTCTACGTTGGAGATTCTACACTTAGACAATAACCAGCTAAGTTGGCTCCCAGATGGTTTCCTAAGAAATGCACCCAGCTTGCGCCTCATTCATTTGGAGAGCAACCAACTCCAGAAGCTGCCCGAGTCATTCCTGAAAGAATCCAACCAAATCCAGGAGATCCACCTTGCCTTCAATAACTTGTCTTCCCTTCCTTCAGGGATTTTCAAACCCTCCCTCCACACGCTAGGTCTCTCCAACAACAGCTGGCACTGTACTTGCAACTTGCTTGAAGATCTGGAAAAATGCCTACCTGCACCATTTAACGCTGAAGTGACTTGTAGCACCCCAGAGCGTTACCATGGCATGAATCTCGGAGACATCCCTAAGCAGGAGGTGTGCCGCAACCACAGCCTAACGGCTCTCTTTGTTTGCCTGCCTGTGGTGGCTATTCTGGTTTTGGTCACCTGGTGCTTTTGCAGGCGGCAGAAGAAAACCAGCTACCACCCTCACGCTGGGAAGGAATGCCGGCTGGCTACAGTGGAGAGAAACGGTGCCAAAGAGCCTGGGGACCATCACTGCTACATCCCATGTGAGCTGCCTATGGCATCGGCTGCAGAGAGCGAGAAGAACATCTTGTTGAGGAACCAGGTCTTGCTTAAGCCTTCAGCTGCACTACTAGGGAGCAGCAGGGACCTCTATGAAGAGGTGGAGATCAAACTGGGGGCTTCTGATGATTCGTTGGTGAAGGCCAATGGGGAAAGCCTTGAGCAAGATAAGTCGGGATCCAAAAAACTGACCGTTGCGGAGGAGGGTTACACAGGTGGGGAGTCTGAAGCTGAGACAGTGAGTGTGACAGACGTTCTGAAGGATTCTGCAGACCGTGAAAAGCTCTATATGAACCAGTCAGTAGATTATTACAACCTGGTTCCCGGCATTGAACTGGAGGACTCGGACCACATGGAATATGAGAATGTTGACCTTTGCTGA
- the LOC117048447 gene encoding uncharacterized protein LOC117048447 isoform X2, whose amino-acid sequence MGRDGAGQKRWTFILFGVVLLARELVLGALEETCNCSAEVDFQELQTKLAPEMCCLNLTRTKINSLDWSIFARTVGLRELYLSNCGISDIINAENGSSTLEILHLDNNQLSWLPDGFLRNAPSLRLIHLESNQLQKLPESFLKESNQIQEIHLAFNNLSSLPSGIFKPSLHTLGLSNNSWHCTCNLLEDLEKCLPAPFNAEVTCSTPERYHGMNLGDIPKQEVCRNHSLTALFVCLPVVAILVLVTWCFCRRQKKTSYHPHAGKECRLATVERNGAKEPGDHHCYIPCELPMASAAESEKNILLRNQVLLKPSAALLGSSRDLYEEVEIKLGASDDSLVKANGESLEQDKSGSKKLTVAEEGYTGGESEAETVSVTDVLKDSADREKLYMNQSVDYYNLVPGIELEDSDHMEYENVDLC is encoded by the exons ATGGGACGGGACGGGGCAG GTCAGAAGAGGTGGACATTCATACTCTTTGGCGTGGTCCTCTTAGCAAGAGAACTCGTGTTAGGAGCTCTGGAAGAGACATGCAACTGCAGCGCAGAAGTTGATTTCCAGGAACTGCAGACCAAATTGGCTCCTGAGATGTGTTGCTTAAATCTCACCAGGACTAAAATCAACTCCTTGGACTGGAGCATCTTCGCCAGAACTGTGGGTTTGAGGGAGCTCTACCTATCAAACTGTGGCATATCAGACATTATCAATGCAGAGAATGGCTCTTCTACGTTGGAGATTCTACACTTAGACAATAACCAGCTAAGTTGGCTCCCAGATGGTTTCCTAAGAAATGCACCCAGCTTGCGCCTCATTCATTTGGAGAGCAACCAACTCCAGAAGCTGCCCGAGTCATTCCTGAAAGAATCCAACCAAATCCAGGAGATCCACCTTGCCTTCAATAACTTGTCTTCCCTTCCTTCAGGGATTTTCAAACCCTCCCTCCACACGCTAGGTCTCTCCAACAACAGCTGGCACTGTACTTGCAACTTGCTTGAAGATCTGGAAAAATGCCTACCTGCACCATTTAACGCTGAAGTGACTTGTAGCACCCCAGAGCGTTACCATGGCATGAATCTCGGAGACATCCCTAAGCAGGAGGTGTGCCGCAACCACAGCCTAACGGCTCTCTTTGTTTGCCTGCCTGTGGTGGCTATTCTGGTTTTGGTCACCTGGTGCTTTTGCAGGCGGCAGAAGAAAACCAGCTACCACCCTCACGCTGGGAAGGAATGCCGGCTGGCTACAGTGGAGAGAAACGGTGCCAAAGAGCCTGGGGACCATCACTGCTACATCCCATGTGAGCTGCCTATGGCATCGGCTGCAGAGAGCGAGAAGAACATCTTGTTGAGGAACCAGGTCTTGCTTAAGCCTTCAGCTGCACTACTAGGGAGCAGCAGGGACCTCTATGAAGAGGTGGAGATCAAACTGGGGGCTTCTGATGATTCGTTGGTGAAGGCCAATGGGGAAAGCCTTGAGCAAGATAAGTCGGGATCCAAAAAACTGACCGTTGCGGAGGAGGGTTACACAGGTGGGGAGTCTGAAGCTGAGACAGTGAGTGTGACAGACGTTCTGAAGGATTCTGCAGACCGTGAAAAGCTCTATATGAACCAGTCAGTAGATTATTACAACCTGGTTCCCGGCATTGAACTGGAGGACTCGGACCACATGGAATATGAGAATGTTGACCTTTGCTGA